One Brienomyrus brachyistius isolate T26 chromosome 24, BBRACH_0.4, whole genome shotgun sequence DNA segment encodes these proteins:
- the rapgef6 gene encoding rap guanine nucleotide exchange factor 6 isoform X7, protein MTSQVDGSFRRALKKPPPLRTAEDLSTIYYHLYNMDVLSHLREHQLRFGRQLGGRRGCECITLQPSEMIVVENTSEGEDGELQREAPLRSSRRRFRKVNHRGERELITDGQDAQGTQALPGDLNKMHLTDHPHQQVMHVPASQSGCSIASDSGSSSLSDIYQATESDLGDVDLSGLPEAPVDSEEEEEEDEDLERTTDGLLGRDLVRECLEKEPTDRNDDDIEQLLEFMHQFPAFANMTMSVRRELCTVMVFEVVERAGTVILHDQQELDMWYVILNGSVEVGHPDGRAETLCMGNSFGISPSLDKQYMHGEVRSKGDDCQFVCIAQEDYWRILNHVEKNTHKVEEEGEIVMVKEHRELDRSGTRKGHIVIKGTSERLIMHLVEEHSVVDPTYIEDFLLTYRTFLSSPMEVGRKLLEWFNVDSLRDKVTRVVLLWVNNHFNDFEGNPEMTQFLEDFERLLETAQKMKGHLRLLNIACAAKAKCRLATLLKPSRESPLHFSLQGGSERGFGVFVDEVEKGSKAAEAGLKRGDQIMEINGQNFENITYAKAMDILKNNTHLSLTVKTNIFVFKELMSRVQHEKRNGSPHVPKIQEKKSNRFSIPDLPGDLEFPTDKSHKKMKANTVSGGRNKIRKILDKTRFSILPPKPFSDGGVIQCQDDSIVGTKQCRHSVAIMPIPGALSSSSPDLLQPVSSVLDYSNATDAPDQVIRVFKSDQQSCYIIISKDTTAKEVVSHAIAELGLLQTSDVFSLCEVSVSPEGVIKQRRLPDQLSKLADRIQLNGRYYLKNNMDTETLCSDDDAQELLRESQISLLQLSTMEVAAQLSMRDFELFRNVESTEYVEDLFKLDPSGASSSHLKQFEDIINQETFWVATEILREPNALKRMKTLKHFIKIALHCRECKNFNSMFAIISGLNLAPVYRLRGSWEKLPGKYEKLFRDLQDVFDPSRNMAKYRNVLSSQSVQPPIIPLIPVVKKDLTFLHEGNDSSVDGLVNFEKLRMIAKEVRNVVRMTSANMDPALMFRQRKKRWKSLGSLSQGSTNSNMLDVQGAAHKKRVRRSSLLNAKKLYEEAQMARKVKQYLSNLQVETDEEKFHIMSFQCEPACNNLTKNVSERRSTKLDMSPVLLRSSLPSGKPHPQNRMSQVLQIPPVSLNPLRKKSIAKDLAVHGSPQVLKKTTSSADDWPTRKPGATEDTVSTTSSLHSTPTVSPHRSPRKAGGAPKSHSSSPVNLSGSSLSLTSEASTRGVGGQRSYGIVYALMPAGKSDTPSDSSHSEISSRSSLISNGSVDSMAATVAEERCPGTRPLTAADTPPAVTTQPAAPQPAAEGVLLPASSAAPRPCVTRACTFPFSAGGEELTPEPAGVDPADSGRGSWTSCSSSSHDNFQNLQPQRAWDVGGLRNQALGRPVAEADACGPREAGEGGPGVATEASRSRESWASCSSLSESCEGNYSTVKRRVPDKLLIPGVCPDGPLGTDTTYKTVTSSTEKGLIVYCITSPGRGPPPTPPGYQGISFPEGATRNPHLKPPDYCVALQRSKLLQSPGGTMPREHKGSTSPATAASEEDEEQVSAV, encoded by the exons CTTCCTGGGGACCTCAACAAGATGCACCTCACGGATCACCCGCACCAGCAGGTGATGCACGTCCCGGCCAGCCAATCGGGATGCAGCATCGCCAGTGACTCGGGGAGCAGCAGCCTATCAGACATCTATCAG GCCACAGAGAGCGACCTCGGTGATGTGGACCTGTCGGGGCTCCCGGAGGCCCCGGTGGACtccgaggaagaggaggaggaagacgaGGACCTCGAGAGGACCACAGATGGACTGCTCGGCCGGGACCTCGTCAGGGAGTGTCTGGAAAAGGAACCGACAGACAGGAACGATGACGACATAG AGCAGCTGCTGGAGTTCATGCACCAGTTCCCGGCCTTCGCCAACATGACCATGTCCGTCAGGAGGGAACTCTGCACCGTCATGGTCTTTGAGGTGGTGGAACGCGCCGGGACAGTCATCCTGCACGACCAGCAAGAG CTGGACATGTGGTATGTGATCCTCAACGGCTCGGTGGAGGTCGGCCACCCGGACGGCAGGGCCGAGACCCTGTGCATGGGCAACAGCTTCGGGATCTCGCCTTCGCTGGACAAGCAGTACATGCACGGCGAGGTGCGGAGCAAAGGTGACGACTGCCAG TTCGTGTGCATCGCCCAGGAGGACTATTGGCGAATCCTGAATCATGTGGAGAAGAACACGCacaaggtggaggaggagggcgagATCGTCATGGTGAAGGAGCATCGGGAACTGGACCGCAGCGGCACCAGAAAAGGCCACATCGTCATCAAG GGCACGTCCGAGCGATTGATCATGCACCTGGTGGAGGAGCACTCCGTGGTGGACCCCACGTACATCGAGGACTTCCTGCTCACCTACCGCACCTTCCTGTCCAGCCCCATGGAGGTCGGCAGGAAGCTGCTGGAGTGGTTCAACGTGGACAGCCTCCGAGACAAG GTCACACGGGTCGTGCTCCTGTGGGTCAACAATCATTTCAACGACTTTGAAGGGAACCCTGAGATGACACAGTTCCTGGAGGACTTCGAAAGGCTCCTGGAGACGGCA CAGAAGATGAAGGGCCACCTGAGGCTGCTGAACATCGCCTGCGCGGCCAAGGCCAAGTGTCGGCTGGCGACTCTGCTGAAGCCCTCCCGGGAGTCGCCCCTGCACTTCAGCCTGCAGGGCGGCAGCGAGCGCGGCTTTGGCGTCTTCGTGGACGAGGTGGAGAAGGGCAGCAAGGCCGCCGAGGCCGGGCTAAAGCGCGGGGACCAG ATAATGGAGATAAACGGGCAGAATTTTGAGAACATCACCTACGCCAAAGCCATGGACATTCTGAAGAACAACACGCACCTCTCTCTCACTGTCAAGACGAACATATTCg TCTTCAAAGAGCTGATGAGCAGGGTCCAGCACGAGAAGAGAAATGGCAGCCCCCACGTGCCCAAGATCCAGGAGAAGAAGAGCAACCGCTTCTCTATCCCGGACCTGCCCGGCGACCTCGAGTTCCCCACCGacaagagccacaagaagatgAAGGCCAACACTGTCTCCGGGGGGCGCAACAAGATCCGGAAGATTCTCGACAAGACGCGCTTCAGCATACTGCCGCCCAAGCCCTTCAG TGATGGCGGCGTGATCCAGTGCCAGGACGACAGCATCGTGGGCACCAAGCAGTGTCGGCACAGCGTGGCCATCATGCCCATCCCCGGAGCTCTGTCCTCCAGCAGCCCGGACCTGCTGCAGCCGGTCTCCAGCGTGCTCGACTACTCGAACGCCACAG ACGCTCCAGACCAGGTGATCCGTGTGTTCAAGTCGGACCAGCAGAGTTGTTACATCATCATCAGCAAGGACACCACAGCCAAGGAAGTCGTGTCCCACGCGATCGCCGAACTCGGCCTGCTCCAGACCTCCGACGTGTTCTCCCTGTGCGAGGTGTCCGTCAGCCCGGAGGGCGTCATTAAGCAGAGGAGGCTGCCCGACCAGCTGTCCAAACTGGCTGACCGGATACAGCTCAACGGCAG GTACTACCTGAAGAACAATATGGACACGGAGACGCTCTGTTCAGACGACGATGCGCAGGAGCTGCTGAGGGAGAGCCAGATCAGCTTGCTGCAGCTGAGCACCATGGAGGTGGCCGCCCAGCTCTCCATGCGCGACTTTGAGCTCTTCCGCAACGTCGAGTCCACCGAGTACGTGGAGGACCTCTTCAAGCTGGACCCCTCCGGCGCCAGCAGCAGCCACCTCAAGCAGTTCGAGGACATCATCAACCAGGAGACCTTCTGGGTGGCTACGGAGATCCTGAGAGAGCCCAACGCGCTGAAGAGGATGAAGACGCTGAAACACTTCATAAAGATCGCCCTGCATTGCCGCGAGTGCAAGAACTTTAACTCGATGTTCGCCATCATCAG TGGACTCAACCTGGCACCGGTGTACCGCCTGCGCGGATCTTGGGAAAAGCTGCCGGGAAAGTACGAGAAGCTGTTCCGGGACCTCCAGGACGTCTTCGACCCTTCCAGGAACATGGCCAAGTACCGGAACGTGTTGAGCAGCCAGAGCGTGCAGCCTCCCATCATCCCCCTCATCCCCGTGGTGAAGAAAGACCTGACCTTCCTGCATGAAG GCAACGACTCCAGCGTGGACGGCCTGGTCAACTTTGAGAAACTGCGCATGATTGCCAAGGAGGTGCGAAACGTGGTGCGAATGACCTCAGCCAACATGGACCCCGCCCTCATGTTCCGGCAGAG GAAGAAGAGGTGGAAAAGTTTAGG ATCCCTAAGCCAGGGCAGCACCAATTCCAACATGCTAGACGTCCAGGGGGCCGCACACAAGAAACGTGTGCGGCGCAGCTCACTGCTAAACGCCAAGAAGCTGTATGAAGAGGCGCAGATGGCCCGCAAGGTCAAGCAGTACCTGTCCAACTTGCAGGTGGAGACAGACGAGGAGAAGTTCCATATCATGTCGTTCCAGTGTGAGCCAGCCTGCAACAACC TGACTAAGAATGTGAGCGAGAGGCGCTCGACCAAATTGGACATGTCTCCGGTGTTGCTGCGCTCCTCGCTGCCGTCGgggaagccccacccccagaatAGGATGAGCCAGGTGCTGCAGATACCCCCCGTCAGCCTGAACCCCCTGCGGAAGAAAAGCATAGCTAAGGACCTGGCCGTCCATG gTTCTCCACAGGTACTGAAGAAGACAACCAGCTCAGCCGATGACTGGCCCACAAGGAAGCCTGGTGCCACCGAGGACACTGTGTCCACCACCTCCTCCCTGCACTCCACCCCGACAGTGTCCCCTCACAGGTCCCCCCGCAAAG CAGGTGGCGCCCCCAAGTCGCACAGCTCCAGCCCGGTGAACCTGTCAGGCTCGTCCTTGTCCCTGACCAGCGAGGCTAGCACCCGGGGGGTCGGCGGCCAGCGCAGCTATGGAATAG TGTACGCTCTGATGCCGGCGGGAAAGTCGGACACGCCCTCCGACTCCAGCCACAGTGAGATCTCCTCCCGCTCCAGCCTCATCAGCAACGGCTCTGTGGACTCGATGGCGGCGACTGTGGCCGAGGAGCGCTGTCCCGGCACCCGCCCCCTCACCGCGGCGGACACCCCCCCCGCTGTCACCACGCAGCCCGCTGCCCCGCAGCCTGCGGCCGAAGGCGTCCTGCTTCCCGCCAG CTCGGCGGCACCGCGGCCCTGCGTGACCCGCGCATGCACCTTTCCCTTCTCCGCCGGCGGTGAGGAGCTCACCCCTGAGCCCGCGGGCGTGGACCCAGCGGACAGCGGCCGGGGGAGCTGGACCTCCTGCTCCAGCAGCTCCCACGATAACTTCCAGAACCTCCAACCCCAACGGGCCTGGGACGTGGGCGGCCTGCGGAACCAAGCCCTGGGCAGACCCGTCGCTGAGGCAGATGCCTGCGGGCCGCGGGAGGCCGGCGAGGGGGGGCCCGGGGTCGCCACGGAGGCCAGCCGGTCCCGGGAAAGCTGGGCCTCTTGCAGCTCCCTCTCGGAGTCGTGCGAGGGGAACTACAGCACAGTGAAGCGCAGGGTGCCGGATAAACTCCTGATACCGGGAGTGTGTCCCGACGGGCCCCTAGGCACCGACACCACCTACAAAACCGTCACCTCCAGCACAGAGAAGGGGCTCATAG TGTACTGCATTACCTCGCCCGGCAGGggtccgccccccacccccccagggtaCCAGGGCATCTCCTTCCCCGAAGGAGCCACCCGGAACCCCCATCTAAAACCCCCCGACTATTGCGTGGCCCTGCAGAGGTCAAAGCTGCTCCAGAGTCCGGGAGGTACCATGCCGCGCGAGCACAAGGGGAGCACCAGCCCGGCCACTGCAGCTTCTGAGGAAGATG
- the rapgef6 gene encoding rap guanine nucleotide exchange factor 6 isoform X2 — MCNSVRYERHEANHILFCPDNLSTCWYILLTGSVFVKEHMFLARCCFGRQLGGRRGCECITLQPSEMIVVENTSEGEDGELQREAPLRSSRRRFRKVNHRGERELITDGQDAQGTQALPGDLNKMHLTDHPHQQVMHVPASQSGCSIASDSGSSSLSDIYQATESDLGDVDLSGLPEAPVDSEEEEEEDEDLERTTDGLLGRDLVRECLEKEPTDRNDDDIEQLLEFMHQFPAFANMTMSVRRELCTVMVFEVVERAGTVILHDQQELDMWYVILNGSVEVGHPDGRAETLCMGNSFGISPSLDKQYMHGEVRSKGDDCQFVCIAQEDYWRILNHVEKNTHKVEEEGEIVMVKEHRELDRSGTRKGHIVIKGTSERLIMHLVEEHSVVDPTYIEDFLLTYRTFLSSPMEVGRKLLEWFNVDSLRDKVTRVVLLWVNNHFNDFEGNPEMTQFLEDFERLLETAKMKGHLRLLNIACAAKAKCRLATLLKPSRESPLHFSLQGGSERGFGVFVDEVEKGSKAAEAGLKRGDQIMEINGQNFENITYAKAMDILKNNTHLSLTVKTNIFVFKELMSRVQHEKRNGSPHVPKIQEKKSNRFSIPDLPGDLEFPTDKSHKKMKANTVSGGRNKIRKILDKTRFSILPPKPFSDGGVIQCQDDSIVGTKQCRHSVAIMPIPGALSSSSPDLLQPVSSVLDYSNATDAPDQVIRVFKSDQQSCYIIISKDTTAKEVVSHAIAELGLLQTSDVFSLCEVSVSPEGVIKQRRLPDQLSKLADRIQLNGRYYLKNNMDTETLCSDDDAQELLRESQISLLQLSTMEVAAQLSMRDFELFRNVESTEYVEDLFKLDPSGASSSHLKQFEDIINQETFWVATEILREPNALKRMKTLKHFIKIALHCRECKNFNSMFAIISGLNLAPVYRLRGSWEKLPGKYEKLFRDLQDVFDPSRNMAKYRNVLSSQSVQPPIIPLIPVVKKDLTFLHEGNDSSVDGLVNFEKLRMIAKEVRNVVRMTSANMDPALMFRQRKKRWKSLGSLSQGSTNSNMLDVQGAAHKKRVRRSSLLNAKKLYEEAQMARKVKQYLSNLQVETDEEKFHIMSFQCEPACNNLTKNVSERRSTKLDMSPVLLRSSLPSGKPHPQNRMSQVLQIPPVSLNPLRKKSIAKDLAVHGSPQVLKKTTSSADDWPTRKPGATEDTVSTTSSLHSTPTVSPHRSPRKGGAPKSHSSSPVNLSGSSLSLTSEASTRGVGGQRSYGIVYALMPAGKSDTPSDSSHSEISSRSSLISNGSVDSMAATVAEERCPGTRPLTAADTPPAVTTQPAAPQPAAEGVLLPASSAAPRPCVTRACTFPFSAGGEELTPEPAGVDPADSGRGSWTSCSSSSHDNFQNLQPQRAWDVGGLRNQALGRPVAEADACGPREAGEGGPGVATEASRSRESWASCSSLSESCEGNYSTVKRRVPDKLLIPGVCPDGPLGTDTTYKTVTSSTEKGLIVYCITSPGRGPPPTPPGYQGISFPEGATRNPHLKPPDYCVALQRSKLLQSPGGTMPREHKGSTSPATAASEEDEEQVSAV; from the exons CTTCCTGGGGACCTCAACAAGATGCACCTCACGGATCACCCGCACCAGCAGGTGATGCACGTCCCGGCCAGCCAATCGGGATGCAGCATCGCCAGTGACTCGGGGAGCAGCAGCCTATCAGACATCTATCAG GCCACAGAGAGCGACCTCGGTGATGTGGACCTGTCGGGGCTCCCGGAGGCCCCGGTGGACtccgaggaagaggaggaggaagacgaGGACCTCGAGAGGACCACAGATGGACTGCTCGGCCGGGACCTCGTCAGGGAGTGTCTGGAAAAGGAACCGACAGACAGGAACGATGACGACATAG AGCAGCTGCTGGAGTTCATGCACCAGTTCCCGGCCTTCGCCAACATGACCATGTCCGTCAGGAGGGAACTCTGCACCGTCATGGTCTTTGAGGTGGTGGAACGCGCCGGGACAGTCATCCTGCACGACCAGCAAGAG CTGGACATGTGGTATGTGATCCTCAACGGCTCGGTGGAGGTCGGCCACCCGGACGGCAGGGCCGAGACCCTGTGCATGGGCAACAGCTTCGGGATCTCGCCTTCGCTGGACAAGCAGTACATGCACGGCGAGGTGCGGAGCAAAGGTGACGACTGCCAG TTCGTGTGCATCGCCCAGGAGGACTATTGGCGAATCCTGAATCATGTGGAGAAGAACACGCacaaggtggaggaggagggcgagATCGTCATGGTGAAGGAGCATCGGGAACTGGACCGCAGCGGCACCAGAAAAGGCCACATCGTCATCAAG GGCACGTCCGAGCGATTGATCATGCACCTGGTGGAGGAGCACTCCGTGGTGGACCCCACGTACATCGAGGACTTCCTGCTCACCTACCGCACCTTCCTGTCCAGCCCCATGGAGGTCGGCAGGAAGCTGCTGGAGTGGTTCAACGTGGACAGCCTCCGAGACAAG GTCACACGGGTCGTGCTCCTGTGGGTCAACAATCATTTCAACGACTTTGAAGGGAACCCTGAGATGACACAGTTCCTGGAGGACTTCGAAAGGCTCCTGGAGACGGCA AAGATGAAGGGCCACCTGAGGCTGCTGAACATCGCCTGCGCGGCCAAGGCCAAGTGTCGGCTGGCGACTCTGCTGAAGCCCTCCCGGGAGTCGCCCCTGCACTTCAGCCTGCAGGGCGGCAGCGAGCGCGGCTTTGGCGTCTTCGTGGACGAGGTGGAGAAGGGCAGCAAGGCCGCCGAGGCCGGGCTAAAGCGCGGGGACCAG ATAATGGAGATAAACGGGCAGAATTTTGAGAACATCACCTACGCCAAAGCCATGGACATTCTGAAGAACAACACGCACCTCTCTCTCACTGTCAAGACGAACATATTCg TCTTCAAAGAGCTGATGAGCAGGGTCCAGCACGAGAAGAGAAATGGCAGCCCCCACGTGCCCAAGATCCAGGAGAAGAAGAGCAACCGCTTCTCTATCCCGGACCTGCCCGGCGACCTCGAGTTCCCCACCGacaagagccacaagaagatgAAGGCCAACACTGTCTCCGGGGGGCGCAACAAGATCCGGAAGATTCTCGACAAGACGCGCTTCAGCATACTGCCGCCCAAGCCCTTCAG TGATGGCGGCGTGATCCAGTGCCAGGACGACAGCATCGTGGGCACCAAGCAGTGTCGGCACAGCGTGGCCATCATGCCCATCCCCGGAGCTCTGTCCTCCAGCAGCCCGGACCTGCTGCAGCCGGTCTCCAGCGTGCTCGACTACTCGAACGCCACAG ACGCTCCAGACCAGGTGATCCGTGTGTTCAAGTCGGACCAGCAGAGTTGTTACATCATCATCAGCAAGGACACCACAGCCAAGGAAGTCGTGTCCCACGCGATCGCCGAACTCGGCCTGCTCCAGACCTCCGACGTGTTCTCCCTGTGCGAGGTGTCCGTCAGCCCGGAGGGCGTCATTAAGCAGAGGAGGCTGCCCGACCAGCTGTCCAAACTGGCTGACCGGATACAGCTCAACGGCAG GTACTACCTGAAGAACAATATGGACACGGAGACGCTCTGTTCAGACGACGATGCGCAGGAGCTGCTGAGGGAGAGCCAGATCAGCTTGCTGCAGCTGAGCACCATGGAGGTGGCCGCCCAGCTCTCCATGCGCGACTTTGAGCTCTTCCGCAACGTCGAGTCCACCGAGTACGTGGAGGACCTCTTCAAGCTGGACCCCTCCGGCGCCAGCAGCAGCCACCTCAAGCAGTTCGAGGACATCATCAACCAGGAGACCTTCTGGGTGGCTACGGAGATCCTGAGAGAGCCCAACGCGCTGAAGAGGATGAAGACGCTGAAACACTTCATAAAGATCGCCCTGCATTGCCGCGAGTGCAAGAACTTTAACTCGATGTTCGCCATCATCAG TGGACTCAACCTGGCACCGGTGTACCGCCTGCGCGGATCTTGGGAAAAGCTGCCGGGAAAGTACGAGAAGCTGTTCCGGGACCTCCAGGACGTCTTCGACCCTTCCAGGAACATGGCCAAGTACCGGAACGTGTTGAGCAGCCAGAGCGTGCAGCCTCCCATCATCCCCCTCATCCCCGTGGTGAAGAAAGACCTGACCTTCCTGCATGAAG GCAACGACTCCAGCGTGGACGGCCTGGTCAACTTTGAGAAACTGCGCATGATTGCCAAGGAGGTGCGAAACGTGGTGCGAATGACCTCAGCCAACATGGACCCCGCCCTCATGTTCCGGCAGAG GAAGAAGAGGTGGAAAAGTTTAGG ATCCCTAAGCCAGGGCAGCACCAATTCCAACATGCTAGACGTCCAGGGGGCCGCACACAAGAAACGTGTGCGGCGCAGCTCACTGCTAAACGCCAAGAAGCTGTATGAAGAGGCGCAGATGGCCCGCAAGGTCAAGCAGTACCTGTCCAACTTGCAGGTGGAGACAGACGAGGAGAAGTTCCATATCATGTCGTTCCAGTGTGAGCCAGCCTGCAACAACC TGACTAAGAATGTGAGCGAGAGGCGCTCGACCAAATTGGACATGTCTCCGGTGTTGCTGCGCTCCTCGCTGCCGTCGgggaagccccacccccagaatAGGATGAGCCAGGTGCTGCAGATACCCCCCGTCAGCCTGAACCCCCTGCGGAAGAAAAGCATAGCTAAGGACCTGGCCGTCCATG gTTCTCCACAGGTACTGAAGAAGACAACCAGCTCAGCCGATGACTGGCCCACAAGGAAGCCTGGTGCCACCGAGGACACTGTGTCCACCACCTCCTCCCTGCACTCCACCCCGACAGTGTCCCCTCACAGGTCCCCCCGCAAAG GTGGCGCCCCCAAGTCGCACAGCTCCAGCCCGGTGAACCTGTCAGGCTCGTCCTTGTCCCTGACCAGCGAGGCTAGCACCCGGGGGGTCGGCGGCCAGCGCAGCTATGGAATAG TGTACGCTCTGATGCCGGCGGGAAAGTCGGACACGCCCTCCGACTCCAGCCACAGTGAGATCTCCTCCCGCTCCAGCCTCATCAGCAACGGCTCTGTGGACTCGATGGCGGCGACTGTGGCCGAGGAGCGCTGTCCCGGCACCCGCCCCCTCACCGCGGCGGACACCCCCCCCGCTGTCACCACGCAGCCCGCTGCCCCGCAGCCTGCGGCCGAAGGCGTCCTGCTTCCCGCCAG CTCGGCGGCACCGCGGCCCTGCGTGACCCGCGCATGCACCTTTCCCTTCTCCGCCGGCGGTGAGGAGCTCACCCCTGAGCCCGCGGGCGTGGACCCAGCGGACAGCGGCCGGGGGAGCTGGACCTCCTGCTCCAGCAGCTCCCACGATAACTTCCAGAACCTCCAACCCCAACGGGCCTGGGACGTGGGCGGCCTGCGGAACCAAGCCCTGGGCAGACCCGTCGCTGAGGCAGATGCCTGCGGGCCGCGGGAGGCCGGCGAGGGGGGGCCCGGGGTCGCCACGGAGGCCAGCCGGTCCCGGGAAAGCTGGGCCTCTTGCAGCTCCCTCTCGGAGTCGTGCGAGGGGAACTACAGCACAGTGAAGCGCAGGGTGCCGGATAAACTCCTGATACCGGGAGTGTGTCCCGACGGGCCCCTAGGCACCGACACCACCTACAAAACCGTCACCTCCAGCACAGAGAAGGGGCTCATAG TGTACTGCATTACCTCGCCCGGCAGGggtccgccccccacccccccagggtaCCAGGGCATCTCCTTCCCCGAAGGAGCCACCCGGAACCCCCATCTAAAACCCCCCGACTATTGCGTGGCCCTGCAGAGGTCAAAGCTGCTCCAGAGTCCGGGAGGTACCATGCCGCGCGAGCACAAGGGGAGCACCAGCCCGGCCACTGCAGCTTCTGAGGAAGATG